The Pontibacter sp. SGAir0037 DNA segment ATAGTAGCGATCCCGGATATTAGAGTCAGAAGCAAAACGCGCCCATATAATCTCACCGAAATGCTGCCCTACATACCTGTTCCAGGCTCCGCCAACAGAAGCCTGCAGGCGGCTGTTTGGGTTATACTGCAAGGCATAGGTTATGCCATAAAAATCGTTATCCAGCCAGCGGCGGCGAATCAGGTCTGTAGATGAAACGGTGTCTTCGCCAATAATAACATTCGCCAGGCCATAAGCAGCCAGATCATCATCCTGACGGAATTGCTCATAATAGCCCTTGCCTATGGTATAATGCAAAGCACCTGAAAAGCTTAAGGTAGGCGCAAAGTCGTGCGACAGGTGCAACTGGTAATGGTCCTGCTGATAATTATCTATTTCGTTGTCGTAGGTATAGTAGTTATAACGGCGGTCCGAGGTCAACAGGTTTTGCAGGTCTGCGCCTTCTATATAATTTCTATCAATATATGCTTGCAGGTCGGCTGCAGTGCCGTACACTAATGCCTCTGGTGTTCCGTACCATGCCTGGTAAGTTCTTTCCTGGCCGGAGAAAGTCACAAACTTAACAGAGGTTTTTTCACCGAAATATCCACCCGAAAAGTAAAAAGACTTCAGGTCAGAGGAGGCCCTGTCGATATAGCCATCAGATGAGATGCGCGACAAGCGTCCATCAAAAGCAAACTTGCCATTGATAAGGCCGGTACCAAAACGCACATTGTTACGCCAGGTATTAAATGAGCCATAGGTATGCTCTGTTTCGGCATAAGCCTCTGGGCGTACATCCTGCGTCTGAATGTTGATACTGGCACCGAAGGCTCCCGCTCCGTTAGTGGAGGTACCCACACCACGTTGTACCTGTATATCCTGCACCGAGGAGGCAAAATCCGGCATATTCACAAAAAATACTCCGTGCGACTCGGCATCGTTAACCGGAATGCCATTTACCGTTACATTGATGCGGGTAATATCGGAGCCGCGAATCCGGATACCTGTGTAACCCACTCCAGCACCAGCATCTGAGTTAACTACAGCGGAAGGAATCTGCTCTAAAATGTAGGGCAGGTCCTGCCCGAAGTTTCGCTCCGCAATTTCTTCGCTGCTCACATTGGTATAGGTGGTGCCTGTTCTATCATTTGCTCTGGTAGCAGAAACTACCACTTCGCCTGTGCGCAGGTTGTTCTGCCTAAGCGAAAATTCCTGACGGCTGTCTCCGCTAATGCTTACCTGGCGTACCACTGGCTCAAAACCCAGAAAGCTTACCCGAATAGTGTAGGTGCCGGCCGACACATTTTGAATTCTGTATTCGCCACCCGCTGTAGTAACAGCACCTATACCTGTGCCCTCTAAAACAATGTTAGCCCCGACTAAAGCCTCCCCTTTAGTCGCATCTGTTACCCGCCCGCTTATAGCAAACTGGGCCAGCAACTGCAATGGCAACAGCAAAGCCGCCATTACAAAAAATAAAAATCTCATGAAGTAAGTAGTTAAGAATGAAACATAGCCTATGCCAGGGGTTAGCATACCACCAAAGTTTCTGTACCAGTTTTCCCTTCGCCAGCATTACCTGGATCAGGTTCAATGGGTATAATCTCAGCCCGTTGTAATAAGGCACCCCTAAAGTACCACAAAGGTACAGCGTTTTAAGCCAAATCAGAAAGATAAACCTGTATTATCCGTAAAAGCAAAATTCTTAAAGAGAGGGTGGCTGTAAAATTTTAGTGAAAGGCAATAACCACAAAGGCGTAAAGTACGTTGATACTCATATAAAAGGCGCTTTTCCTGCTGCTTCGTAAAAGCCTGATTATAAACAGGAATAAGCCAATGTGAAACTGGAAAAATTAAAAATATTTTTAAAGTGATGATGATTAGCCTACTGTATACATTAGCTTTGCTAACAATACTGGCATATTACGCATTCTCTCCGCAGAAAAAGTTGAAGGGCCCTTCTTCAACAGATAGCGACGACGACGGAGGTGAACCGCTAGGCGATGATTTGCCAGATCTTGATCTCCCACCTGGGGTTTCTTTACCTATAAATGATTTTGAGCCAAAGTATGATCTCAAATTAGTTAGATTTCCGAAACTTCCAGAACCTTCTCTTAACTGAACTCTAAGCAGAATACAACATATAAACTGCCGCACCTGATCTTTTACTTTAAAGATAAGTGCGGCAGTTTTTTTATTAAACCGGGACTGTTCCCACTTTCTATTCAAAGCCTACAAAACCGTCAGCGTATAAGTGCGCTCGAAAATTGCTTCCGGGCTCAGCATTTCAATACCTTCTTTTTCTTTTAATTCACCTGTATCGCCTTCGTGGCTGGTAATGCCGCACCAGGGCTCTATGCATACAAAAGGCGATGCGCCAGGCTTGGTCCAGATGCCCAGGTAAGGAAAACCTTTAAAATCCATCTCTAAACGATAGGCACTCTTCCGGCTTGCCAGAATCACCTTCTCTGATTTAACATCTTTCAGAACAATGGCATCTTTCTCAAAATACTCATGCTGAAGCGGCAGCACAGCACTTTCAGTTAAAACCCGCTCTGTTTCACCTGATTGCAAGCCTGCTTCATCTATAAGGTAACGCACCAACGTTTCGGGCTGCTCAAACTCCAGGTAATAATCTGAATATTGCTCCCCAGGGTACAAGGGCACATTAAAACCCGGATGCCCCCCAACAGAGAAATACAAAGCCTCATGATCTGTGTTGGTTACCTGGTAAGTGGTGGAAAGGCTGTTCCCTTCCAGTTTAAAAGCAATCAGCAGGCTAAACTTGAAAGGATATTGCGATAAGGTCTCTTCGCTCTGCTTCAACTGAAATACCAGTTTGTCTTTTTTCTCTTCTACCAGGTCAAATTCGGTTCTTCGGGCAAAGCCGTGGCGTAGCATCTGGTACGTTTTGCCTTCGTGCGTAAACTGATTATGGGGCAATGCACCAACAATAGGAAAAAGATTGGGCGCGTGGCCGGGCCAGATAGCAGGATTGCCTTGCCAGATAAGCTCCTGCTGATCTGAAAGCCTGATGAAATGTTGCAGTTCGGCACCGAAACTCTCGACACCTACTTTAAGGTTATCATTCTCCAGAAAGTATAGCATAAATACATTATTTGCTCTTGTAAATTAAAACAACGCTACCTAGAATACAAGCCAGGCTTTTATTAAAAACGCGCTTATTCTTCTATGGCAGGGCTGTTTACGTATTTGCAGGAACAGGTATCATCAGAAGCTAAAATATTTTGTAGCCACTTTGATACTTGCATATAAGACATACTATACTGCTGCTGACACTGAACATTTTATGATTTCCCGAACTTTAAGGCTCTTTCTGTTTCGTTTTTATAATGCCTGCCTATGGGAAGCTCTTTGCCCATAATATCGATGTGCGCAGGCGAATACGAATCTATCTTTTTAAGAGAAACGATAAAAGAACGATGAATGCGCAAAAACTGCTCCTCTGGCAGCATTTCCTCTAAAGAGGTAATTGTTTGCTTGGCAACAAGCTGTTTGGAAGCGGTTACAATCCGCACATAGTCTTTCAGGCTTTCAATGTAAAGGATGTCATCAACCATTACTTTCACCATTTTTCTATCTACCCGGAAATACAGGAATCGTTCTGAGCTAGTATGAGCAGGCTCTGAGTGGTTAGTTATAGCGGGTGCAAGCGGAGCATCTGATTTTATCACCTTCTGCACCGCCCTCAGAAAACGGTCGAGGGAGATTGGCTTGAGCAGGTAATCTACCACATCCAGGTCGAAAGCTTCCAGTGCATACTCCCTGTAGGCAGTTGTAAGTATAACTTTTGGCGGATTCCGAAGCGACTTTAAAAAATCTGTACCCAGCAGTTGTGGCATCTTTATGTCCAGGAACATCAGATCGACGGGATGTTTCTGCAAGGCATCGAAAGCGGCAATGGCATTATGGCACTGGCCTGTTACTTCCAGCATCGGCACCGCCTCAATATGAGACCGCAGCACTGCCAGGGCCGGTGGCTCATCATCAACAAGAAGGCAACGTATTTTCATATACAGCTCAGGAATTAGAAAAAGGCGGAAGAGTAATCTCATAATCAGGCGCAGGCGCATGCGTAAACATAGTATCCGGCTCTAAGTACAGCACCAGCGTTACAATAAACACCTCTGCCTCCCGTATAATCTTCAGTTCGTGCTGATCAGGATAGATAAGCTGCAGCCGCTTCTGTACATTTTGCAAACCAATACCTCCAGACCTGACCCCTCCTGCAGTTAAGGCACTGGCTTCCGGCAATGCATTCATCAGTTTTAACTTCAGCTTATTTTCCCGCACCGAAAGATCCAGGCTCACCCAGGCCTGATCAAGGTGCTCGCTGGCACCATGCTTAAAGCTGTTCTCCAGGAAGGGCAGCAATAACAAAGGAGCGATTAGTTTTCCATCAAAATCGCCGCTCAAGTTTACAGAAAGGTCCAGGCGGTTGCCATAGCGCATTTTTTCCAGTTCCAGGTAATCTGTTATCAGCTTTACTTCTTTCGACAGCGGTACCTTTGGTACATTGCCTTCGTACAGCATGTACCGCAACAGGCCCGACAGCTTTAAAACAACTTCAGGTGCCTCGGCAGAGTGTGTAAGGGTTAAAGAATAGAGGTTGTTGAGCGTGTTAAACAGGAAGTGGGGGTGCACCTGTGCTTTGAGCAGTTGCAGTTCGGCAGTCAGTTTTTCATGCTCCAGCTTCAGGTTTAGCTGGTTTTTCTGGTACCAGTGCTTGGCAAGCTTTATAGCTCCGGCAAATCCGGCAACAGTAAGCCCTCCCCTTACACCGCTCATCAGGCCATAGTAAAAATTACTAACCGGATGAATAACACCGATAGCTTCCCGAATTGGTATAACTATAAAATCAGAAATAGCATTGGATAGCGTGGCGACCAACAGCACCGCAAACGTAAGGCCCAGGAAGAAGTAAAGGTATTTACCTTTAAACAGATACCGCGGAATGAGCAGGTACATAAATGTGTAGCTCAGTATAATGTGCGTCGGCAGAAAAGACAAAGCCTCCATAAAAGCCAGCTCATAAGAGCGTATCAGGAGTTCTTTCTGCGGCAGCCCCTTTACAAAAAAGGTTAGGTTATCGATTGGTTTGCTCCCATACAGCAGGGTAAAGAACAAGACACAGAACATCCAGAAAACAACATGCCTGCTTATGCGATGCTGCGCCTTATTCGAAAATATAAAGTCGGGTTGTTGATGCAGCATCTGTAAAAGCTCCTCAAAAAATTAACTGGACTATACAAGTAAAGTTACGAAAACGTGTGCCTCGTACAGGAGGTTCCTGCGGGTTTGTAGACGAACTACAAAAAACATAGACGAACGACCTAATCAGCCGCTAAAATAACTCCAACGACCTTGTTTGGTAGAGTAGCCTTATTTACACTTCCTTAAGCTAATATACCAGCAAGGCAATCTTTGTTGTTGTACATTTAATACAGTAACAAACACAAACCCTTAATTCCTACAACTATGAAAAAAGAATTTTTAAAAACTGCACTGGTTCTATTCGGGCTTTCCCTTAGCTCTACAGCCGCCTTAGCCCAAGCTCCAGGCCCTAAACAAGGTTACTGGAATGTAGAAGCTGTACCCGGCAAACAAAAATTTTCGGTGGTTCGGTTTTACAACCCACAGAACCAGCTGGTGTATGAAGAAAAAATGGAGGGCATCTTTTTAGACATGACCCGCAAAAGCACCATCAAGCTGCTCAACAATTCGCTACAACAGGTAGTCAACAACTCCATTGTAACTTCTCAGTTAAAGAGCAGCTATGCAAAGAAATAAATTTTTAGAAAAAGTGTGATAGGTAAGGCCGTAAGCAATGCTTATGGCTTTCTTTTTTTATGGCTTCAGGAGCTCATCTATCTGTTGGCAAGCCAGCTGGAACCGTTGCTCATAGGTACCGTAAATTTCCACAAAATTTACCTTCAGCGCCTGTAACTCCCGCTTGTACCAATCATAAAAGAACTGGCGCAGGTGCGGGTGTTCGCGTTGCGGATCGGGCTCCCAGGGCAAGTCTACTCCCATTAATAAGTATAGATCATACTCCTGTTGTGCTAACTTTTCAGCAATAAAAGCAGGGCAATAGCCAAAGGCATGTTCACTCCATATTTTCAGCACCAGCATATCTGTATCAGAAAAAAACACTTTCTGTGCTTGCTGTATTTGCTGCTGTTCCAGAGCGAGCTGTCCCTGGGCTATGGCTTCGATATCGGCTAAAGTATAGGGCCTGTTCAGGTTTTCGATATAGGTGCGTGCAAATTCAGGCACCCAAGTGGTGTGATAGCGGCGGGCGAGTTTTTCAGAGATGGTTGATTTACCCGTAGACTCCGGGCCCGTAACGGCAATTTTTAGCATGCGGCAATTTCGCTAAAAATCAGCAGAAAAAACTGCTATAAAAAACCAGTGCCCCGTCTTTTATAAAGAGACGAGGCACTGGCTATAATAGAAAAAGTTACTCATACTGAAATTGTATTAATGTAAACCAAGGCTAATTTTCAGAGAAACTATAGTCGAAGAAATTATATACTTCTACTTCCTTTGGTCTTTTGTCGCCATACTGCCTAAAAAAAACACGCTTTGGTCGTTCATCTGGCGACTCATATCCCCACTTAAGTCTGTTTTCATACTTAAGCTCGTCGGGCAACTCCATTTTTTGCTGCTTCATAGTACCGTTGGTTTAAGGTTCAACATAACGCTACCCTCAGTGGTAGCGCAGCTAAAGGTGGCATAAACCATTTACGTCACTAACTGACGATTGGATTACCCTATTTTAGAGAAGCTTTCGGTTTTTAGAAGAATCTTCTTATACAGTAACTCTACCAGCCCTTATTTTATTGCCCCTCCTCTGCCATTCTGCCAATCCGGCAAAAGCCATCACTAACAAAACAAAATAAAAAACAGATGTAAAAACCAGTCCCTTCACAAAATAAAGCGGAATCGAGGCTATATTAGTTGCAATCCACCAGTACCAGCTCTCTACCTTCTTTCTGGCCATCAGCCACATGCCCGTATAAGCAGTAGCGCTGGCAAAGGCATCCCCCCAAGGTATCACACCAGGGTAAAAAGACTCTTTCAGGTAGATCAGGCTATAGTAAATGAGAATATACAGAACTATGAAAAAAGTTAGCTGTTGCAACAGCTGCTTTTTATTTGAAAAAGTGATTTGCAGCGCATGCTCCTGGCTTTTGTTTTTCCTGGCCCAAAGTACCCAGCCATAGATACTCAGTACCGAGTAATAAATATTAACGCTGGCCTCTCCTATTAGGTGATATTGAAAGCTTAAGTATACGTAAATAATGGTGCTGATAAGCCCCACCGGATAAACCCATATATTTTCTTTCCGGGAAAACCATACACTGGCAATTCCGGCCAGCACAGCTATATATTCCAGTAACGATGTTTGCTGCATCCCCTCTACAAACTGCTGCCACACCCCAACAAGGCTGGTAATACTCTGCGCCTGCAACAGCTTTCCAGGAATAGGCAATGATGCAATCAGAGAACAGGCTGCCTGGCTGTATGCGGCCAGATTAGAGGTAAGTGTAGAAAATTCCATTAGAAGAAATGCTAAGCAAACTTAGCTGTTAGGTAATTAAGATTGCTAATTTTGCGAATCTAAGCTTAACAGCCAAAGAAAAGGCGCAACCGCAGCAAAAATAGCCTGTATAAGAGATATGCACGAGATTACAGTACAAGAATTAAAAGACAGACTGGCCCGCCATAATAAAATGCAGCTAGTGGATGTGCGGGAACCATCAGAGTTCGAGATCTGCAATTTAGGAGGAGAACTTATTCCGCTCGGAGAGCTTCCGAAGCAGGCAAACCGCGTGCGACAGGATATACCGGTTGTGGTCATCTGCCACCACGGCTTCAGAAGCGCACAAGCTATAAATTACCTTTCTCAACGCCTCGGCTACGAGAACCTGCTCAACCTGAAGGGCGGCATTCATGCCTGGGCAACAGAAATAGACCCAACAATGGCGGTTTACTGAGGTTAATAAGGTAAATTTTTAAAAGAGGAATAACGCTGATAGAATGCGTTAGTAGATCTGACACATCTTTCCTCTAAATTTTCAAATCTTCAATTTTCCAGATTATTTATTTTTGTCATTTCTTTTTCGTAGTTTTACGCGGCAAATAAGGAACCCTAAATTTATTTGCCATGATCTTTGATCAGTCTAAGATTCAATTCGAAGCACTCACCTACGACGACGTGCTTCTTCTCCCAGCCTATTCTGAGGTTTTACCCAAAGACACAGATACATCCACTCAGCTGACGCGCAATATTCGTCTTAATATTCCGCTTTTATCGGCTGCTATGGATACTGTTACAGAAGCTGATCTGGCAATAGCCATGGCGCAGGAAGGTGGTATCGGGATTATCCATAAAAACATGTCGGTAAAGGCGCAAGCGGAACAGGTTCGCAAAGTGAAGCGTTCAGAAAGCGGCATGATCATGGACCCTATCACACTTGAGGAAACTGCCACCCTTGGCGATGCGGTTCAGATAATGACAGAACACAAAATAGGTGGTATACCTGTGGTGAATTCCGAGAACAAGCTAACAGGTATTATTACAAACCGCGACCTTCGTTTCGAGAAAGACCTTACCCAGAAAGTCTCTTCTATCATGACGCGCGACAATCTGATAACTGCTGAAAAAGGAACAGACCTGGCTAAGGCCGAAGACATTCTGCAGCAGTACAAGATTGAGAAGCTACCAGTGGTAGACCAGGATGGCAAACTGGTAGGGCTTATCACATACAAAGACATCCTGAAGAAAAAAGACAGACCAAACGCCTGCAAAGACGAGTATGGCCGCCTGCGTGTAGGTGCTGCCGTTGGTGTTACTGCCGACCTGATGGACCGTATTAAAGCATTGGTTGAAGCAGGGGTAGACGTTATCAGCCTGGATACAGCCCACGGACATTCCAAGGGAGTGATAGATGCTGTTCGACGCATAAAAGAACAATACCCTGCGCTGGAAGTAATGGCCGGTAACGTAGCCACGGCCGATGGCGCCAGGGCGCTTGCCGATGCCGGTGCAGATGCTGTTAAAGTTGGTGTAGGACCCGGCAGTATTTGTACTACCCGTATTATTGCAGGTATAGGTGTGCCTCAGCTTTCTGCTGTTATCGAAGCAGTTAAAGGCTTGCAGGGCACTGGTGTACCAGTAATTGCCGATGGTGGAATTAAATTCTCCGGTGATATTGTAAAAGCATTGGCCGGAGGGGCCAGTACAGTTATGATCGGTTCTCTGCTGGCAGGCACAGAGGAAGCCCCGGGTGAAGTAATTATTTACGAAGGCCGCAAGTTTAAAACGTATAGAGGCATGGGTTCTGTAGAAGCTATGGAAGAAGGCTCGAAAGACCGTTACTTCCAGGGCAGCGAAACAGAAACCAAAAAGCTGGTACCTGAAGGTATTGTAGGCCGTGTGCCTTATAAGGGACTTGTAGCAGAGGTTATATACCAGATGGTGGGTGGTTTAAAAGCCGGTATGGGCTACTGCGGCACGCCAACCATCGAAAAACTGCAGGATGCCAAAATGGTGAAAATAACAGGAGCCGGTCTTCGCGAGAGCCATCCGCACGATGTTCAGATTATGCGTGAAGCTCCGAACTACAGCAGATAAGCCCTCTTTCGTATAATTTAACAAATATTAATTCCAACGGGCATCAGGTAGAGGCAGCAGAATTGCCTTTTACCTGATGCCTGGAATTAACATGTAATCAGCTTTTTAAGATAACAGAACAACTATACTCTTATAGTTGTTGCTAAAATTTCAGGCTTCTTTCATAAAAAAGCCTAACCAACTCCAAATTTCTTACGTTATGCATTTGTTTCATAACGCAGGTATCTTGGGCATCAACCAAAAAAATTCTTACCTTACGGGCAACTAAAGGCTCCGACAAGCCATAACCAGTCACAGCAGAACCTAAACGCGGTTTACCGTTTTATGCTCAATAACAAAAACGCAAAAACTTTATTGGTAATTTCGGCTATTGTAAGCTGGATACTGCTGCTCTCTAGTGCATTGTTAGGGGCAGCAACTGTTCGCCAGACCGGTACTCCCTCTGCCATACTTCCTTATACTAATAATTTCCTTATAGTTGCTTTTATAGTCAGTGTCTTCTTCTACCAACGTATCCAGTCAGAAAACCTAAAAGGCATCGACTTTATCGGCTACTTATGGAACCTGTTTTCAAAAGCGGGCATAACAGCCTATTTAGGTATTGGGCTTTATTTGGGATATTTACTCACCGCCGACTCTGCCGAATCAGACGCTACTGTTCTGCTACAGGTGGTTTACCAGGTTAACTTTGGTTTGATGGTGTTCTTTCTGGCAAAGGCCTTTTATATATGGCGGCAGCTACTGTTATACCATAAAAACAAGTTCCTGCAGATTGCCTGGGATTGGTTTGAGGTGCTGCTCTTTAGCACCCTGCTGCTTACGGTGCTAAACTTCGACTATAGCAGCTATATTTTCCTGCCGCTGCTGGCTTTGCTTTCCTTTTACATTCTGTTTCTGTGCACCAACCTGAAATGGGTGGCTTACCTTACCTTTAATAAAAAAGGAAGGTCACTGGTGTTATTGGGAGCTATTTTAGTGAGCTGCTATATCTACGCCCGTTTTTTCTACGACCTGTCCGACAGGCCAGAACTGCAGATTGATTACTTTAATGTGGGCTTCCTGCTTCTGGCCATGCTTTTTGTGGGCCTGTATTCTTTGTTTGCCTTTCTGGTGGCCTTATTCAGCTTGCCTACATCAAGTGTTTTTGAGCAAAAAAGCGAAGACCTTCTCAATTTTCAGCGGTTAAGCCAATCGATACAACAGGGGCAGAGCGAGGCACAAGTTTACGAAACTCTTTTCGAAAGCACCATTAAAGCATCAGATGCCAGTGCAGCCTGGTTCGAAACCATTAAAAACAGTGCAACGCAACTTGCCTTCGAACCTTTTAACATCAGCCAGGAGGAAATCGACAGCATTAAGCAGTTGCTGGTGGCGCACAATATTCAAAGTGTCGACTACATTAACAATAACCTCGACCGCAATGCTGGTTTTCACGACCTGGGGATTCCCTGGAAGTCGCTGATCATGCTGCCGATTCACTCTAAAAAGCACCAGTTCGGGATGTTATACCTCCTGAAAGACATTGAGCAGGGCTTTGACCGTGAAACAATTAATGTGCTGAAAACTTTTACAAACCAGACCGTACTTACCATTGAGAACCTGCGTTTAATAGCTGAGTCTCTGCAGAACGAACGTTATAAGGAAGAGCTAAAAATTGCGAGCCAGGTACAGGACAGCCTTATTCCGAAATCGTTCCCGAGCGACAGCTGGTTTGAGATCAGCACGCATGCACTGGCAGCCAAAGAAGTAGGCGGCGACTTTTACGATTTCCTGCAACTCAGCGAGTCCCGCATTGCAATTATTATTGGCGATGTATCGGGCAAAGGTATTTCAGCAGCCTTTCACATGGCCCAGATGAAAGGTATTTTTCATGGGCTTATGCAGCAGGACATGGCACCGAGCGAATTTATGAAACAGGCCAATTCTGCCCTTAGCCGCTGCTTGGAGAAAACCTCTTTTATTACTTCTGCGCTATACATTATCGACTACCGCATGAAGGGCTTTATGTTTGCACGGGCAGGCCATTGCCATACGCTTTACTATAACTCCATGACGGAAGATACGTTCTACTTTCAAACGGATGGTTTAGGCCTGGGCATTATCCGGGATAAAAGCTATGCCAACCACATTCGGGAAATGTACTACGACTACAACCCCGGAGATGTAATGGTAGTTTATACAGATGGTATCGTAGAGGCCCGCAACACAGCAAACGATGAATACGGAGAAGACAGGTTGCTCTATATGCTTACGCAAACTTACCATTTAGAAGCAGAAGACATTAAGTGTGCCATTATTAACGATTTAGAAGATTTCACGGGAACAGATATCCTTTACGATGACCAGACACTGCTCGTGATAAAGTTTAAACAGACTCAACCCTAAACATAAACGAGACGTACTTACGCCGATGAAAATAACAAATGAAATAAAAGACAACACCATCGTTATGACACTGGATGGTGAACTGGATGCCAGCTCATCTGTATTGCTGGACGAAGAGCTTTCTGATCCGGAAATCATGAAGTACAGCAAGATATTGGTGGACTGCGAGAAGCTCAACTATATCTCTTCTGCAGGTTTAGGCGTATTTATTTCGCACCTGCAACGCTTCGAAGACGCTCAGATAAAGCTCATCTTCTTTAACATGCAGGATAAAGTGCGCAATGTCTTCGAAATTCTGGGTCTCGATCTGTTGATGACCATCGTTTCAAATTATGAAGAAGCAATGACCATTGCGGATGAATAATTCAATTCGAGTTAGTTGTTCTAAGAAAAATCTTAAGCAGATACGCGACTTTGTAGTAGAGTATTTGGAGGCGTGTGCGCTTTCGGATATTCTATTAAACCAGATCGTGCTGGCTGTAGATGAGATATGCGCTAATTTGATTATCCACGCCAACAAAGAGGATATCTCCAAATTTATCACGCTTGCCATCTACAAAAAAGGAAAGAACCTGAAATTTGAGATAGCAGATAACGGTATTGCCTTCAGCCGGACTGACTACAAAGAACCGAACATACAGGACAATATCCGCACAGGCAAGAAGGGCGGTGTAGGAATTGCTCTTGTAAACCGTATCATGGATA contains these protein-coding regions:
- a CDS encoding ATP-binding protein; translated protein: MNNSIRVSCSKKNLKQIRDFVVEYLEACALSDILLNQIVLAVDEICANLIIHANKEDISKFITLAIYKKGKNLKFEIADNGIAFSRTDYKEPNIQDNIRTGKKGGVGIALVNRIMDKVEFKSTGGQNICILYKSIG
- a CDS encoding GAF domain-containing SpoIIE family protein phosphatase, with protein sequence MLNNKNAKTLLVISAIVSWILLLSSALLGAATVRQTGTPSAILPYTNNFLIVAFIVSVFFYQRIQSENLKGIDFIGYLWNLFSKAGITAYLGIGLYLGYLLTADSAESDATVLLQVVYQVNFGLMVFFLAKAFYIWRQLLLYHKNKFLQIAWDWFEVLLFSTLLLTVLNFDYSSYIFLPLLALLSFYILFLCTNLKWVAYLTFNKKGRSLVLLGAILVSCYIYARFFYDLSDRPELQIDYFNVGFLLLAMLFVGLYSLFAFLVALFSLPTSSVFEQKSEDLLNFQRLSQSIQQGQSEAQVYETLFESTIKASDASAAWFETIKNSATQLAFEPFNISQEEIDSIKQLLVAHNIQSVDYINNNLDRNAGFHDLGIPWKSLIMLPIHSKKHQFGMLYLLKDIEQGFDRETINVLKTFTNQTVLTIENLRLIAESLQNERYKEELKIASQVQDSLIPKSFPSDSWFEISTHALAAKEVGGDFYDFLQLSESRIAIIIGDVSGKGISAAFHMAQMKGIFHGLMQQDMAPSEFMKQANSALSRCLEKTSFITSALYIIDYRMKGFMFARAGHCHTLYYNSMTEDTFYFQTDGLGLGIIRDKSYANHIREMYYDYNPGDVMVVYTDGIVEARNTANDEYGEDRLLYMLTQTYHLEAEDIKCAIINDLEDFTGTDILYDDQTLLVIKFKQTQP
- a CDS encoding STAS domain-containing protein, with the protein product MKITNEIKDNTIVMTLDGELDASSSVLLDEELSDPEIMKYSKILVDCEKLNYISSAGLGVFISHLQRFEDAQIKLIFFNMQDKVRNVFEILGLDLLMTIVSNYEEAMTIADE